In Nicotiana tabacum cultivar K326 chromosome 19, ASM71507v2, whole genome shotgun sequence, one DNA window encodes the following:
- the LOC107818805 gene encoding histone H3.2 — MARTKQTARKSTGGKAPRKQLATKAARKSAPATGGVKKPHRFRPGTVALREIRKYQKSTELLIRKLPFQRLVREIAQDFKTDLRFQSSAVAALQEAAEAYLVGLFEDTNLCAIHAKRVTIMPKDIQLARRIRGERA; from the coding sequence ATGGCTCGTACCAAGCAAACTGCTCGCAAATCAACAGGTGGAAAGGCTCCAAGAAAGCAGCTAGCTACCAAGGCTGCGAGAAAGTCAGCACCGGCGACCGGAGGAGTGAAGAAGCCTCACCGTTTCCGTCCAGGAACTGTGGCTCTCAGGGAAATCAGGAAGTACCAGAAGTCTACTGAGTTGTTGATAAGGAAGCTGCCGTTTCAGAGGCTGGTGAGGGAAATAGCTCAGGATTTCAAGACAGATCTGAGGTTCCAAAGCAGTGCTGTTGCTGCTCTACAAGAGGCAGCCGAAGCTTACCTTGTTGGACTCTTTGAAGACACCAATCTCTGTGCCATTCACGCGAAGAGGGTCACTATAATGCCGAAGGACATTCAGCTGGCCAGGAGGATTCGTGGAGAAAGGGCTTAG
- the LOC107775646 gene encoding disease resistance protein RPM1-like, which produces MIPETVFQLFHLRYLSLRNTSVRVLSRSIERLKQLEILDLKQTYVTELPVEILKLENLRHLLVYSHVSYSYLPYNCSPGFKALRGFGTLRALQKLVYIEATPGSDILREVGMLSELRRLCILKLRKEDGRIVCSSIEKLRKLKSLNLKSVEEHEILDLSYMSSPPPLLQRLYLTGRIVKFPRWIQDLHSLVKIYFRWTHLTDDPLKYLQDLPNLVHLEFLVGYTGEELYFEQGKFQKLKLLNLDKLEGLRRVTIKEGAIPHLEKMVIQRCTLLESVPIGIECLLSLKILEFFGMSDEFIMTLRPDKLGADSGKVSHIPEVYYSYWRVHSLKEKCNNQISSHFGAVTRTYGRRNSL; this is translated from the coding sequence ATGATTCCTGAAACAGTTTTCCAGTTGTTTCATTTAAGGTATCTAAGCTTGAGGAATACCAGTGTGAGGGTGCTTTCAAGATCCATTGAAAGACTCAAACAGCTAGAAATATTAGATCTGAAGCAGACATATGTCACTGAGTTGCCTGTGGAGATTTTGAAACTTGAAAATCTCCGACACCTTTTAGTTTATAGCCACGTTTCCTACTCGTATCTTCCTTATAATTGTTCACCGGGTTTTAAGGCTTTGAGAGGATTTGGAACTTTGAGAGCCTTGCAGAAACTTGTGTATATTGAGGCAACCCCCGGCAGTGACATACTCAGAGAAGTAGGGATGTTGAGTGAACTGAGAAGACTTTGTATTCTAAAGTTGAGAAAAGAAGATGGGAGGATTGTGTGCTCATCAATTGAAAAGCTCCGCAAGCTTAAGTCTTTAAATCTTAAATCAGTCGAAGAACATGAGATCCTTGATCTTTCTTACATGTCTTCTCCTCCACCTCTTCTTCAGCGCCTGTATTTGACAGGACGCATTGTTAAGTTTCCAAGGTGGATTCAAGATCTTCATTCCTTGGTCAAAATATACTTCAGGTGGACTCATTTAACAGATGATCCGCTCAAATATCTCCAAGATTTGCCCAATCTTGTCCATCTCGAATTTCTTGTAGGATACACTGGAGAGGAACTATACTTTGAGCAAGGTAAATTTCAGAAGCTTAAGTTGTTAAATTTGGACAAGTTGGAAGGACTAAGACGGGTGACAATCAAAGAGGGTGCAATACCTCATTTGGAGAAGATGGTTATCCAGAGATGTACTCTGCTGGAAAGTGTGCCAATAGGAATTGAATGCCTCCTTAGTCTGAAGATTCTTGAATTTTTTGGCATGTCTGATGAATTTATCATGACATTGCGTCCCGACAAACTAGGTGCTGATTCTGGGAAAGTTTCACATATTCCTGAAGTATATTATTCGTATTGGAGGGTACATTCACTAAAGGAGAAGTGCAACAATCAGATTTCAAGCCATTTTGGAGCTGTCACTAGGACCTATGGAAGGCGAAATTCGCTGTAG